The Drosophila mauritiana strain mau12 chromosome 2R, ASM438214v1, whole genome shotgun sequence genome has a segment encoding these proteins:
- the LOC117136482 gene encoding uncharacterized protein LOC117136482 isoform X1, whose translation MATIGNKINNSYESEPSTGSGSSLSENNESHISDEDHMNLPYLMKPKALSSQPIKETPTPPNPKTGSQESQFLGFGDSPYGQVNKRLYGSQLQNLKLPEVEPPAVRRPSPGKIVFPRFYDTLIEENSCNAVDMAVSVATTATTTTGSLSFDGKIKSLTAKPEIQDKPGPSNANPRLSNVLETSLNTSQQKFNNERSPDLFADSDDEADNDEQPEKELPTRLEDLPEVLEESQCTSDTRARCSLNAPTESSFVDEQTMDLSTTQLNANDPRSHFLENCRRERELYRRIRRCLQGVRPPPSVTAPDVDVIKMVLSMKSNVLNFLSKDSPASTPTIEDSGISETTSLFRPSHSLSEAQNMGWRDVLGVRHHGLSYNLNKAAEQNEYLSMSVVDRYVGVETATSYVRSPSSAKKRNMRMKMLTQSPGNRLSHLAKRRAIFSSANLATNSQKLNSSIGPQIMLDKKKVRNKRKATPKRKTPGSKKKARKTPSSSARKRLYRTDLIKPGPSRETSKRALFQSPAKTLQQQQLMPPKPLFKPEIANRVERSKRALFSPDHQGSNQLESILKRKRNACDDEDSADLASQSSKLFRAESSGPSGLTPRALKIKSQSFCIGAGSSTAGVQLKLAQHTAATPGQTRLSLGLSGSSSNLVNPASFASGTPLASKLHRAHSEMSATPNSSMTDNQRKKLLWAVSQALQEKKITPKHEQFRRHAADLTRIVKRIFQEFYLGHSSSNSETLLRLAKKFAFSVIAGKNADDIYLQARSQECEAKRLSSTRLSGYIGPEEFAQRKLLLSQTSAVGSTAGSARSLHNIFGSENSIDSFGLSQMSLPTNACSDTQSSIVDRISEDLFCKERQPIRPNASLQNSSSKSNLGGLALRENMDCEARRSAQKNFTGKDQQNISPYFGGGGSNSSARKFQMPPVGNSNHSGGKAKRQISFDC comes from the exons ATGGCCACTATTGGGAACAAGATAAACAACAGCTACGAATCGGAGCCTTCTACAGGAAGCGGG TCTTCGCTCAGTGAAAACAATGAGAGCCACATATCTGACGAGGATCACATGAACTTACCGTATCTGATGAAACCGAAAGCACTGAGCAGCCAGCCCATCAAGGAAACCCCAACGCCGCCCAATCCGAAGACGGGCAGCCAGGAATCGCAGTTCCTGGGCTTCGGAGACAGCCCATATGGCCAGGTGAACAAGCGACTGTATGGCTCCCAGCTGCAGAACCTCAAGCTGCCGGAGGTGGAGCCCCCTGCCGTCCGTCGTCCCTCGCCGGGCAAGATTGTCTTCCCCCGGTTCTACGACACCCTCATCGAGGAGAACAGCTGCAATGCCGTGGACATGGCCGTGTCAGTGGCCACTACAGCCACCACGACAACTGGCAGCCTCTCCTTCGATGGCAAAATCAAGAGTCTGACCGCAAAGCCCGAAATTCAGGACAAGCCTGGGCCCTCCAATGCCAATCCACGACTGTCCAACGTGCTGGAAACCTCGCTCAACACCTCGCAGCAGAAGTTCAACAACGAACGCTCGCCTGATCTCTTTGCCGACAGCGACGATGAAGCTGACAACGACGAGCAACCGGAAAAGGAGCTGCCCACGAGGCTGGAGGATCTGCCCGAGGTTTTGGAAGAGTCGCAGTGCACCAGCGACACACGAGCTCGCTGCTCGCTGAATGCGCCCACGGAGTCCAGCTTTGTGGATGAGCAGACGATGGACCTTTCGACCACCCAGCTGAACGCCAACGATCCCCGGTCACATTTCTTGGAGAACTGCAGGAGAGAACGGGAGCTGTATCGGCGAATACGTCGGTGCCTTCAGGGAGTGCGTCCGCCGCCGTCGGTGACTGCACCCGATGTGGACGTCATCAAAATGGTGCTAAGCATGAAGTCAAACGTGCTGAACTTTCTCTCCAAGGATAGCCCAGCATCTACTCCCACAATCGAGGACAGTGGCATCAGCGAAACAACCTCTCTGTTTCGACCCTCTCACAGTCTCTCGGAGGCTCAAAACATGGGCTGGCGGGATGTGCTGGGAGTGAGACATCATGGACTGAG CTACAATCTTAACAAGGCTGCCGAACAAAATGAATACCTCAGCATGTCCGTGGTGGACCGCTATGTGGGCGTGGAAACCGCTACGTCCTATGTGAGATCGCCCTCGAGCGCCAAGAAGAGAAACATGCGTATGAA AATGTTAACCCAATCGCCTGGAAACCGCCTCAGTCATTTGGCCAAACGACGTGCCATATTTTCCTCTGCGAATCTAGCCACCAACTCACAGAAGCTTAACAGCTCAATTGGACCACAAATAATGCTAGATAAGAA AAAAGTGCGAAATAAACGCAAGGCCACGCCCAAACGAAAGACGCCGGGCAGCAAGAAAAAAG CTCGCAAGACGCCATCTTCATCCGCCCGAAAGCGCCTCTACCGCACTGATCTCATCAAGCCAGGACCTTCGAGAGAAACCTCCAAGCGTGCCTTATTCCAAAGTCCGGCCAAAAccctgcagcaacagcagttaATGCCGCCCAAACCGCTCTTCAAGCCGGAGATTGCGAACCGCGTAGAGCGGTCGAAGCGCGCTCTCTTTTCGCCGGATCACCAGGGCAGTAACCAGCTAGAGTCGATCCTGAAGCGGAAAAGAAACGCCTGCGATGACGAGGATTCAGCTGATTTGGCTAGCCAGAGCAGCAAGCTCTTCCGCGCCGAGAGCAGTGGACCCAGTGGGTTGACTCCTCGTGCGCTAAAGATCAAGAGCCAGAGTTTCTGCATTGGGGCTGGTTCCTCCACTGCGGGTGTTCAGCTAAAGTTGGCGCAGCACACGGCTGCTACCCCTGGCCAGACGCGGCTCAGTCTTGGTCTGAGCGGTAGCAGTAGCAACCTGGTTAACCCGGCCTCTTTTGCAAGCGGTACGCCACTGGCGAGTAAACTGCACAGAGCGCACTCGGAGATGAGCGCCACACCGAATAGCAGTATGACTGATAACCAGCGAAAG AAACTGCTTTGGGCTGTGTCACAGGCACTGCAGGAGAAGAAAATTACGCCGAAGCACGAGCAATTCCGTCGGCATGCGGCAGACCTTACGCGCATTGTGAAGCGCATCTTCCAGGAATTCTACCTGGGGCATTCGTCCAGCAACAGCGAAACCCTGCTAAG GCTGGCCAAGAAGTTTGCCTTTAGCGTGATTGCGGGGAAGAATGCGGACGACATTTACCTGCAGGCGCGCAGTCAGGAATGCGAGGCCAAGCGGCTGTCGAGCACCCGCCTCTCGGGCTACATTGGTCCGGAGGAGTTTGCCCAGCGTAAACTGCTTCTCTCGCAAACATCGGCCGTAGGATCAACAGCAGGTTCGGCGCGATCCCTGCACAACATCTTTGGCAGCGAGAACTCCATCGATTCCTTCGGTCTGAGTCAAATGAGCCTGCCCACAAATGCCTGCTCCGATACGCAATCGAGTATAGTGGATCGCATCTCGGAGGATCTCTTCTGCAAGGAACGCCAACCCATCCGGCCCAATGCCTCGCTCCAGAACAGCTCGTCGAAGAGTAACCTAGGCGGACTGGCGCTGCGCGAGAACATGGACTGCGAGGCTCGCCGATCGGCGCAAAAGAACTTCACCGGCAAGGACCAGCAGAACATCAGTCCCTACTTCGGAGGCGGCGGAAGTAACAGCTCGGCGCGCAAGTTCCAAATGCCACCCGTGGGCAACAGCAACCACTCCGGAGGCAAAGCCAAGAGACAGATTTCCTTTGACTGCTAG
- the LOC117136482 gene encoding uncharacterized protein LOC117136482 isoform X2, giving the protein MATIGNKINNSYESEPSTGSGSSLSENNESHISDEDHMNLPYLMKPKALSSQPIKETPTPPNPKTGSQESQFLGFGDSPYGQVNKRLYGSQLQNLKLPEVEPPAVRRPSPGKIVFPRFYDTLIEENSCNAVDMAVSVATTATTTTGSLSFDGKIKSLTAKPEIQDKPGPSNANPRLSNVLETSLNTSQQKFNNERSPDLFADSDDEADNDEQPEKELPTRLEDLPEVLEESQCTSDTRARCSLNAPTESSFVDEQTMDLSTTQLNANDPRSHFLENCRRERELYRRIRRCLQGVRPPPSVTAPDVDVIKMVLSMKSNVLNFLSKDSPASTPTIEDSGISETTSLFRPSHSLSEAQNMGWRDVLGVRHHGLSYNLNKAAEQNEYLSMSVVDRYVGVETATSYVRSPSSAKKRNMRMKMLTQSPGNRLSHLAKRRAIFSSANLATNSQKLNSSIGPQIMLDKKKVRNKRKATPKRKTPGSKKKSSQDAIFIRPKAPLPH; this is encoded by the exons ATGGCCACTATTGGGAACAAGATAAACAACAGCTACGAATCGGAGCCTTCTACAGGAAGCGGG TCTTCGCTCAGTGAAAACAATGAGAGCCACATATCTGACGAGGATCACATGAACTTACCGTATCTGATGAAACCGAAAGCACTGAGCAGCCAGCCCATCAAGGAAACCCCAACGCCGCCCAATCCGAAGACGGGCAGCCAGGAATCGCAGTTCCTGGGCTTCGGAGACAGCCCATATGGCCAGGTGAACAAGCGACTGTATGGCTCCCAGCTGCAGAACCTCAAGCTGCCGGAGGTGGAGCCCCCTGCCGTCCGTCGTCCCTCGCCGGGCAAGATTGTCTTCCCCCGGTTCTACGACACCCTCATCGAGGAGAACAGCTGCAATGCCGTGGACATGGCCGTGTCAGTGGCCACTACAGCCACCACGACAACTGGCAGCCTCTCCTTCGATGGCAAAATCAAGAGTCTGACCGCAAAGCCCGAAATTCAGGACAAGCCTGGGCCCTCCAATGCCAATCCACGACTGTCCAACGTGCTGGAAACCTCGCTCAACACCTCGCAGCAGAAGTTCAACAACGAACGCTCGCCTGATCTCTTTGCCGACAGCGACGATGAAGCTGACAACGACGAGCAACCGGAAAAGGAGCTGCCCACGAGGCTGGAGGATCTGCCCGAGGTTTTGGAAGAGTCGCAGTGCACCAGCGACACACGAGCTCGCTGCTCGCTGAATGCGCCCACGGAGTCCAGCTTTGTGGATGAGCAGACGATGGACCTTTCGACCACCCAGCTGAACGCCAACGATCCCCGGTCACATTTCTTGGAGAACTGCAGGAGAGAACGGGAGCTGTATCGGCGAATACGTCGGTGCCTTCAGGGAGTGCGTCCGCCGCCGTCGGTGACTGCACCCGATGTGGACGTCATCAAAATGGTGCTAAGCATGAAGTCAAACGTGCTGAACTTTCTCTCCAAGGATAGCCCAGCATCTACTCCCACAATCGAGGACAGTGGCATCAGCGAAACAACCTCTCTGTTTCGACCCTCTCACAGTCTCTCGGAGGCTCAAAACATGGGCTGGCGGGATGTGCTGGGAGTGAGACATCATGGACTGAG CTACAATCTTAACAAGGCTGCCGAACAAAATGAATACCTCAGCATGTCCGTGGTGGACCGCTATGTGGGCGTGGAAACCGCTACGTCCTATGTGAGATCGCCCTCGAGCGCCAAGAAGAGAAACATGCGTATGAA AATGTTAACCCAATCGCCTGGAAACCGCCTCAGTCATTTGGCCAAACGACGTGCCATATTTTCCTCTGCGAATCTAGCCACCAACTCACAGAAGCTTAACAGCTCAATTGGACCACAAATAATGCTAGATAAGAA AAAAGTGCGAAATAAACGCAAGGCCACGCCCAAACGAAAGACGCCGGGCAGCAAGAAAAAA AGCTCGCAAGACGCCATCTTCATCCGCCCGAAAGCGCCTCTACCGCACTGA